The genomic region CTCGCCGGAATTTTCGTCCTCAACCAGACACAGGCGGCAGGCTCCGACATTGCTCAGATGAGGATGATGACATAGGGTGGGAATATCATATCCGTGCTCGCGGGCAGCCTCCAGTATGGTCGCATCTTCGGCCACCTCGTGTTCATTGCCATTTATAGTGATCGTCGCCATTTTATCAGACTCCTTTTTTGGCTTTTTGGCATTGTTTTTTCAGTTTCGAAAAAAAACTGGTATTGACCCTATACTTAATTAAAACTCGTAAATCTTACTCCCGATAATGATGCAGCCCGTCAGTTAAACCCCGACTTCTTCGCGCTGACCGGGCACTATCTCTATAGCGTCAAAGGGACATTCATCTAGGCAATTTCCACAGCGAATACAGGCATCATCAAAAATCCTGTAGGGATCTTCACCCGGTTCTCCCTCGATAGCATCGACCGGACATATCTGACGGCAGCGGTCACAGGCCTGACACTCCTCATCGATGATGTGATAGAAAATCAGGTTCTGACATACGCCGGCAGGACAGGATTTTTCATAAATATGAGCTTCGTATTCATCGCGAAAATATTCAATTGTACTCAGCACCGGATTGGGTGCTGTCTGCCCCAGGCCGCAAAGAGAGGTGTCGATTATCCTCTCTCCCAGCTCTTCTAAGAGTTCGATATCTCCTTTTCTGCCCTCGCCAGAAGTTATTCTCTCCAGAATTTCCAGCATCCGGCGGGTTCCCAGCCGGCAGGGAGGACATTTTCCACAGGATTCATCCTGGGTGAAATCGAGGAAAAATTTGGCCACATCGACCATACAGGTATCTTCATCCATTACCACCAGACCGCCTGAGCCCATAATGGAGCCGACTTCCTGCAGCTTATCGAAATCGACCGGGATGTCGAACATATCTCTGGGAATACAGCCGCCGGAAGGACCTCCCGTCTGAACAGCTTTGGCTTTTTTATCTCCGGGTATGCCTCCGCCGATATCAAAAACAACTTCCTCGAGAGATATGCCCATCGGCACCTCTATAAGTCCGGTATTGTTGACCTTGCCGACCAGCGAAAATATCTTCGTGCCGGTGCTGTTTTCGGTTCCCACAGAATTAAACCAATCGGCTCCATCTCTGATGATCAGGGGCACATTGGCATAACTTTCCACGTTGTTTATATTGGTGGGCTGTCCCCAGAGACCGCTCTCGGCTGGATATGGCGGTCGGGGGCGGGGCATGCCTCTTTCTCCCTCGATCGAAGCCATAAGTGCAGTCTCCTCACCGCAGACAAAAGCGCCGGCTCCTTCCATGATCTCGATATCAAAGCTGAAATCTGTGCCCAGAATTTCTTCGCCCAGAAGTCCATACTCGCGCGCCTGCTTCACGGCCTCAGTTATATGTTCAACCGCCAGCGGGTATTCGGCTCTAATATAGATAAAACCCTGGGAGGCTCCGATGGCATAGGCAGCTATTATCATTCCCTCCAGCACCAGATGAGGATTGCCTTCCTTGATACTCCTGTCCATGTAGGCGCCTGGATCGCCCTCATCGGAGTTGCAGATGAGATATTTGGGCTCGGAATCCTGCTGATAACAGAGATCCCATTTCTTGCCGGTGGGAAAGCCGCCGCCTCCGCGGCCCCGCAGACCGGATTCTTTGACCTCGTCTATGACATCTTCCTGCTCCATCTCCAGCAGAGCCTTTTTGAGTCCGGTATACCCGTCGACTGCAAAATAATCCTCTATATCGGTAGGAGAGATGTGACCGTTGCTTTCAAATACTATTCTACCCTGATTTTTATAAAAGGGTATATCCTGTTCTTTGATGATCTTCTCTTGAGTCTGCGGCTCCACATACTCAAGCCGCTCGATAGCTTCACCCTTTTTGATGGTCTTTTCCAGAATTTCCTCAACATCTTCCGGTTCTATATTGCAGTAAAAATTTCCTTCGGGCCGGATAACCATGAGCGGCCCCATCTCGCAAAAACCCTGGCAGCCCGTAACTTTCAGGCCGACCTCGTCAGTAATTCCTTTATCCTCCAGCTGGGTCTGAAGCTCCTCTATTACATCCTGACAGCCGCCCCCGCGGCAGCCGGTACCACCGCACATAGAAATCAATTTATCGTGACTTTCATACTCTTTTTCGGCTCTATTCTGAAACTCCTCCAGATCAGCAGCTGATTCTATGATTGACATTGTTAGCCTCCTTACTCCAGTTCATCTATTATTTCCGAAATTCTCTTTTTGGTCATATTGCCGTGAAACTCCCCATTGACCACGACAACAGGAGCGACAGCACAGGAGCCGACACATCTGGCTCCTTCAAAGGAAAATTTCCTGTCCTCAGTCACGCCCCCCTTTTCGATGCCGAGATTTCTCTCGAGCTCCTCGATCAGCATCGGGGCTCCCCGGACATGACAGGCTGTGCCCGTACATACCACAATATGATTTTCTCCCAGCGGTTTCAGGCGAAATTCGTTGTAAAATGTAGCCACGCCGGAAAGCTGGGCCAGCGAGGTGTCCATAAGCTCAGAAGCCCTGACCATGGCCTCTTCGGGCAGCCAGCCGTAGGTCAGCTGAATATCCTGCAGCACGGGGATCAGGGGAGATTTTTTCTCGCCGCCCCGGGAATATTTTTCGACTATCTCATCAACTTTTTCCAGTTCGAATTCCACTTCCAAATTAACTCACCTCCGAAAAGACTTAATTTGTAAGACAATTTTTTGTATTTTTTTTAGTCAAAAACTTTTGCCCGACCCTGAGTCTCAGCAAAGACAAAATAAAAAACCACATAAACCCGGTGCTATTAAAAATATTCGAGAGTTAAAATTAAAATCCTG from Halarsenatibacter silvermanii harbors:
- the nuoF gene encoding NADH-quinone oxidoreductase subunit NuoF; amino-acid sequence: MSIIESAADLEEFQNRAEKEYESHDKLISMCGGTGCRGGGCQDVIEELQTQLEDKGITDEVGLKVTGCQGFCEMGPLMVIRPEGNFYCNIEPEDVEEILEKTIKKGEAIERLEYVEPQTQEKIIKEQDIPFYKNQGRIVFESNGHISPTDIEDYFAVDGYTGLKKALLEMEQEDVIDEVKESGLRGRGGGGFPTGKKWDLCYQQDSEPKYLICNSDEGDPGAYMDRSIKEGNPHLVLEGMIIAAYAIGASQGFIYIRAEYPLAVEHITEAVKQAREYGLLGEEILGTDFSFDIEIMEGAGAFVCGEETALMASIEGERGMPRPRPPYPAESGLWGQPTNINNVESYANVPLIIRDGADWFNSVGTENSTGTKIFSLVGKVNNTGLIEVPMGISLEEVVFDIGGGIPGDKKAKAVQTGGPSGGCIPRDMFDIPVDFDKLQEVGSIMGSGGLVVMDEDTCMVDVAKFFLDFTQDESCGKCPPCRLGTRRMLEILERITSGEGRKGDIELLEELGERIIDTSLCGLGQTAPNPVLSTIEYFRDEYEAHIYEKSCPAGVCQNLIFYHIIDEECQACDRCRQICPVDAIEGEPGEDPYRIFDDACIRCGNCLDECPFDAIEIVPGQREEVGV
- a CDS encoding complex I 24 kDa subunit family protein; the encoded protein is MEFELEKVDEIVEKYSRGGEKKSPLIPVLQDIQLTYGWLPEEAMVRASELMDTSLAQLSGVATFYNEFRLKPLGENHIVVCTGTACHVRGAPMLIEELERNLGIEKGGVTEDRKFSFEGARCVGSCAVAPVVVVNGEFHGNMTKKRISEIIDELE